From the Lactobacillus sp. PV034 genome, the window GATCCATAGTTTCATGAAAAGCGGAATCAAACACTCCTACCTCTGGAACACCAGGTAAGACCTTCATGAATGCTTCAATTCCTTTACCTTCAGCCACATTGTGTAATGGAGCGTAATACTTTAATTCAAATATTTTTTGTAAGTTTTCTTTATTAATAATAGTAGATTTCTTGAAGTATTCTCCACCAGCCACAATTCTATGTCCAACGCCAGCAATTTCTGAGATTTCTTCAACAGCCTTATACTCCTTTAACATATCCAACAGTTTTTGAACTGCATCTTCTTGAGTAGGAATATCCTCTTTAATCGTATGTTTAATACCATCTGTTAATTTTATTTCAAAAGTTGAACCAGGTAAGCCAACACGATCTGCCATTCCTTCTGCTACCACTTCATTATTTGGGAGTGAAAATAATTTAAACTTAAATGATGAACTACCTGAATTAATTGCTAAAACTTTTTTCATAATCTCATCCCTTATCTACTACTGATTATTCTTATACCACTCATTCAATTTAACGCTAAATTCAATAAGTGCCTTATTATCTTTTAAAGAAGGTAATTGGGCAACTAATACATTTCTTTGCTTAGCAAGATCACCATGATTCTGGAAAACTAAAATTGATTTTTGCTGTGTAGCGTTAGCAAACATATCAGTAGGTAAATCAATAATAGCTTGAATATTAACCTTTTTTCCTAACCAATTGATAAATTCACCTTGCACTGCATTAGTAAACATGATCTTAGGTACTACTAAAAATGCAAAACCATTTTTATTTAAATTCTTTACTATTTGTTCAATAAATAAAATATGAGCAAAAGAATGTCCTTCTTTAGCATGATTTTCAAATCTTTTAGCATTATTATCAAGTGGATAATACCCCATTGGGATATCACTAAGAATAATATCAGCAGGTGGAACCATCCATGGATCTAAAGCATCTTGGTTAAATAATTCAATTTTTAATCCATCTAAGTGTGCTCCTACATCCGCCAAATCTAATAAGGTTTCGTCATTATCAATCCCAACTAACTTATAAGGATTCTTTGAATGATTTTCTTGAACTAATTGTCGAATTACTGAATAAAGTAAATTTCCAGTTCCAATAGCTGGATCGACTACTTCTAATTTGCTACTATCGGTATTAATTAACTTTTGCCATAACAAAGCAATAATTGTTGCAATAATTGAAGGCGTAGGAAGCTGCGTATAATTTCTTCCATCCTCATTAATTGACTTTAAGGCTAAAAGCGTGAAAACTTGTACCTTTAAATCTTTAGGTAAGTTTTCATAATTTAATTTACGATATTTTTCCGTTAATTCGGCAACTGTTTCCTTATCAGGGGCCCCCTCTTCAACTTTGATTTTTTCGTTTTCTAAATTATCAAAAGTTTCAGTTAAAGCAGAAGAGAAAGAT encodes:
- a CDS encoding class I SAM-dependent methyltransferase, which codes for MEKITDIYPKFQEVVSILQKALNVSFSSALTETFDNLENEKIKVEEGAPDKETVAELTEKYRKLNYENLPKDLKVQVFTLLALKSINEDGRNYTQLPTPSIIATIIALLWQKLINTDSSKLEVVDPAIGTGNLLYSVIRQLVQENHSKNPYKLVGIDNDETLLDLADVGAHLDGLKIELFNQDALDPWMVPPADIILSDIPMGYYPLDNNAKRFENHAKEGHSFAHILFIEQIVKNLNKNGFAFLVVPKIMFTNAVQGEFINWLGKKVNIQAIIDLPTDMFANATQQKSILVFQNHGDLAKQRNVLVAQLPSLKDNKALIEFSVKLNEWYKNNQ